In Rhodanobacter humi, the following are encoded in one genomic region:
- a CDS encoding TolC family protein, with the protein MRTALSALLTLSVAACASVPSSPVPDLQHQAQALQTRRLDDPGLVAAEARLHLPTSADVTWTPDRVTVAAWYFDPTLAQARDTAQRAEADAALAAQRANPTLQLSPEKAISGLDVASPWTIGASLLLPLLHPGESAARRDIAAAHTEQARDRAALAVWRSRARAVTALREVLLARRAQALAQTVAIAQASYLDGVRRRVAAGASSRDAELAAELAAQGAAADLANRTAQRIAAEHALAGAIGVPWSALNGVPLVWPQLDAPPPPAALPTGALAQAAAWNRLDLAALLAQYRASAARLRLAAGTRYPTTAVAPGYIYDQGQRKFGFGVDIELPLFHGAGARIRAAAAACDEAAAAVQARQAQILNALDAARADYTARYAAWQRTLDAAAAAHQTAAHARVQRRAGQMDRGRETIAEVAAAHTDLAAVDALGATLNALGQLEDVLQRPLWPASTLAPPSTANPLPSSSLTETAHAH; encoded by the coding sequence GTGCGCACCGCACTCAGCGCGCTGCTGACGCTCAGCGTTGCCGCCTGCGCATCGGTTCCTAGTTCGCCCGTCCCCGACCTGCAGCATCAGGCACAGGCGCTGCAAACGCGTCGACTGGATGATCCAGGCTTGGTTGCCGCCGAGGCGCGTTTGCATCTGCCCACCTCCGCCGATGTGACATGGACGCCGGATCGCGTCACCGTGGCGGCCTGGTACTTCGACCCCACCTTGGCGCAGGCGCGCGACACAGCGCAGCGCGCCGAGGCCGACGCGGCGCTGGCCGCCCAGCGCGCCAACCCTACCCTGCAACTAAGCCCGGAAAAAGCCATTAGCGGCCTCGACGTCGCTTCGCCGTGGACGATCGGTGCATCGCTACTGCTGCCGCTGCTGCATCCCGGCGAGTCGGCTGCACGGCGTGACATCGCGGCCGCCCACACGGAACAGGCCCGTGATCGAGCGGCGCTGGCGGTCTGGCGGAGCCGCGCGCGCGCCGTGACAGCGCTGCGCGAGGTGCTGCTCGCGCGCCGTGCGCAGGCATTGGCTCAAACGGTCGCTATTGCCCAGGCCAGCTATCTCGATGGCGTGCGCCGGCGTGTGGCAGCCGGTGCCAGCAGTCGCGACGCGGAGCTGGCGGCGGAGCTGGCGGCGCAGGGCGCCGCTGCCGACCTGGCCAACCGCACAGCGCAGCGCATCGCGGCGGAACATGCCCTAGCCGGTGCGATCGGCGTACCGTGGTCGGCGCTGAATGGCGTGCCGTTGGTGTGGCCACAATTGGATGCGCCGCCCCCGCCAGCCGCGCTGCCAACGGGAGCGCTGGCCCAGGCGGCCGCCTGGAACCGACTCGACCTCGCCGCACTGCTGGCGCAGTACCGGGCCAGTGCAGCACGGCTGCGCTTGGCGGCGGGCACGCGGTATCCGACAACCGCGGTGGCACCGGGCTACATCTACGACCAAGGGCAGCGCAAGTTCGGGTTCGGTGTCGATATCGAACTGCCACTGTTCCACGGTGCCGGCGCGCGCATCCGCGCGGCGGCCGCCGCGTGCGATGAGGCTGCGGCGGCGGTACAAGCGCGACAGGCGCAGATTCTCAACGCCCTGGATGCTGCACGCGCCGATTACACCGCACGCTACGCCGCTTGGCAGCGTACGCTCGACGCGGCCGCCGCCGCCCACCAGACCGCGGCGCATGCTCGCGTGCAGCGTCGCGCCGGGCAGATGGATCGCGGGCGCGAAACGATCGCCGAGGTAGCCGCTGCGCACACCGACCTGGCCGCCGTCGATGCGCTTGGTGCCACGCTGAATGCACTCGGCCAACTGGAAGACGTGTTGCAGCGACCGCTATGGCCCGCTTCGACGCTGGCACCACCCTCGACAGCGAATCCGCTGCCATCCTCCTCACTAACCGAGACTGCCCATGCGCACTGA
- a CDS encoding heavy metal sensor histidine kinase, whose amino-acid sequence MSIELPWRRRSIGARLSLLYTLVALTAVVLFAGITDWRLSTNFSAEHLRFMQAKVAELQMDLNDAEGKPQVLLGEIAKETEGTRLRQYEARVLIGGHVLGETPEMRRELPVTVFPPATDGLPAGPLQPHHADQYIYMLATVRLTRVNGDTPPELQLALDVTRDAALQNSLRRALALAFLLLVPLLAFAGRWVAAQGLAPLTRIAGAARAITPVDLSARLPLTPPWPDELHDLVLVFNAMLARIEEAFSRLSRFSVDLAHELRTPLANLSGELEVCLMRPRDAADYRTALESGLEECRRLNGLIENLLFMARAEHAEQALRCECFDIAQAFAWVTAQHAPSATARDIRIRLDGAATTVADPLLLRQALANLLGNAIRHSHDGGEVRITLQEVASGVDIRVQDDGEGIEAAHLTHLFDRFYQVDAARRRGVGQGTGLGLSIVKTIVELHGGTVRVESVRGRGTSVTMHVPSALQIQPGTSTGTPSPTSAHL is encoded by the coding sequence ATGAGCATTGAACTGCCGTGGCGGCGGCGCTCGATCGGCGCGCGGCTGAGCTTGCTCTACACCCTCGTGGCGCTGACCGCCGTCGTCCTATTCGCCGGCATCACCGACTGGCGCCTGTCGACCAACTTTAGCGCCGAGCATCTGCGTTTCATGCAGGCCAAGGTGGCCGAGTTGCAGATGGACCTGAACGACGCCGAGGGCAAGCCGCAGGTGCTGCTGGGCGAGATCGCGAAGGAAACCGAGGGCACGCGCTTGCGTCAGTACGAGGCGCGCGTGCTCATCGGTGGGCACGTGCTAGGCGAGACGCCGGAGATGCGGCGCGAGCTGCCCGTTACGGTGTTCCCTCCCGCCACCGACGGCCTGCCGGCGGGGCCGCTGCAACCGCATCACGCGGACCAGTATATCTACATGCTGGCGACAGTGCGATTGACCCGCGTCAACGGCGACACACCACCGGAACTGCAGCTGGCATTGGACGTGACCCGCGACGCAGCGCTGCAGAACAGCCTGCGTCGCGCGCTGGCATTGGCGTTTCTGCTGCTGGTGCCGCTGCTGGCGTTCGCCGGGCGCTGGGTGGCGGCGCAGGGGTTGGCACCGCTCACGCGTATCGCCGGTGCCGCGCGCGCGATCACGCCAGTTGACCTCTCGGCCCGATTGCCACTGACACCGCCGTGGCCGGACGAGCTGCACGACTTGGTGCTGGTGTTCAACGCGATGCTGGCACGGATCGAGGAGGCGTTTTCACGACTGTCGCGCTTTTCGGTTGATCTGGCGCACGAGTTGCGCACGCCTCTGGCCAACCTCAGTGGCGAACTGGAGGTGTGCCTGATGCGCCCGCGCGACGCGGCAGATTATCGCACGGCGCTGGAGTCGGGCCTGGAAGAATGCCGGCGGCTCAATGGGCTGATCGAGAACCTGCTGTTCATGGCGCGCGCCGAGCACGCCGAGCAAGCCCTGCGCTGCGAGTGTTTCGATATAGCGCAAGCCTTTGCCTGGGTGACTGCCCAGCATGCCCCAAGCGCGACCGCTCGCGACATCCGCATTCGTCTGGACGGCGCCGCTACAACAGTGGCCGATCCGCTGTTGCTGCGGCAGGCGCTGGCGAATCTTCTGGGCAATGCCATACGCCATTCGCACGACGGTGGCGAGGTGCGGATCACGTTGCAGGAAGTGGCTTCCGGTGTCGACATCCGCGTGCAGGACGACGGCGAAGGCATCGAGGCGGCGCACCTGACGCACCTGTTCGATCGCTTTTACCAGGTGGACGCGGCGCGGCGTCGCGGCGTCGGCCAAGGCACCGGACTAGGGCTATCCATCGTGAAAACAATCGTCGAACTGCATGGCGGCACAGTGCGCGTGGAGAGTGTGCGCGGCCGCGGTACCAGCGTGACCATGCATGTGCCGTCGGCCCTGCAGATCCAGCCCGGCACATCAACTGGCACGCCATCGCCGACATCCGCGCACCTATGA
- a CDS encoding efflux RND transporter permease subunit, whose protein sequence is MLNAIVGFAVRLRGVMIALAVLATTYGVLALGRARLDVFPEFAPPQAIVQTEVPGFAPSQVETLVTQPLENALAGAGELTSMRSKSLQGLSMITLTFRNGADLQRVRQTVSERLQRVASTLPTGARTPVLLPLSSSSGIVLTIGVTSKKLDALQLRTLADWTLKPQLLSVPGVSDVSVFGGDQRQLQIQVHPQALARYGLSMQQVMAAARRATGQAGGGFVENASQRIVLAPTGLATTPAQIAEVALKTHHGAVLRLGDVATVSNAAAPAAGAATIMGQPGVMLVIAEQYGADTVRLTQALDARLQSLKPALAAQHVTLYPALFRPANFIDAAVSHLRDALLIGAALVLAVLFLFLRNARAALISAVAIPLSLLAAVVVLEHFGLGLNTMTLGGLAIAIGEVVDDAIIDVENIVRRLRLNRLEAAPLPAAQVVLAASLEVRGAVIYATFIVALVFVPVITLSGVAGSLFAPLGIAYIAAIMASLVVALTVTPALALTLLRGTDDAPEPALQQRIKQRYASLLARVERHPRALPIGVAVVCVVALAVLPFLRGNFLPQLREGHYIVHMRLAPGASLQASQDLGTRVSQALLAVPGVRSVAQRTGRSARVVDPSPIFATEFEVDLKPLSGSGQQRVLDGIQQALKPFVGGAFSVNTFLTERIHETLSGYTAPVVVKIYGNQLDQLDRLAQQSATVLSRLPGAANVQVQAAQGEPQLSIRLRQDVLSRDGIAPADVLDTLQAAYAGTRVGQVLDGNRVFDVEVILPPSLRLDPASVGALPISAPDGRQWPLSALTDLTMSQGRVMVLHEDGQRVQVVTVNLRGANAATFTRQAQQALAHDITWPPGTYPVFGGDAAAQSAATNQLLAHAALALAGVIVLLYLALRSLRSVTLVLVNLPFALVGGVAVALLMGGTLSLGGLVGFVTLFGISVRNSIMLVSHYRHLVEVEGLPWNMDTAQRGAAERLVPILMTALVTALGLLPLALTAGAPGNEIEGAMAAVILGGLLTSTILNLLVLPVMAVRWLHFAPATP, encoded by the coding sequence ATGTTGAATGCGATTGTCGGTTTTGCGGTGCGCCTGCGCGGGGTCATGATCGCGCTGGCCGTGCTTGCGACGACCTACGGCGTGCTGGCGCTGGGGCGCGCCCGGCTCGACGTATTCCCGGAATTTGCACCGCCGCAGGCGATCGTGCAGACCGAGGTACCGGGCTTTGCCCCCAGCCAGGTCGAGACGCTGGTGACGCAGCCATTGGAGAACGCGCTGGCCGGTGCTGGCGAGCTGACCAGCATGCGCTCCAAATCGCTGCAGGGTCTGTCGATGATCACCCTCACGTTTCGCAACGGCGCCGATCTGCAGCGCGTACGCCAGACGGTGAGCGAACGGCTACAGCGGGTGGCCAGCACACTGCCCACCGGCGCACGCACACCAGTGCTGCTGCCGCTGTCGTCGTCATCAGGCATCGTGCTGACGATCGGCGTGACCTCGAAGAAACTGGACGCGCTGCAGCTGCGCACACTGGCCGACTGGACGCTCAAGCCGCAGTTGCTGTCCGTGCCCGGCGTGTCCGACGTCAGCGTCTTCGGCGGCGACCAGCGCCAGCTGCAGATCCAGGTCCACCCGCAGGCGCTGGCACGCTATGGCCTGTCGATGCAGCAGGTGATGGCAGCGGCACGTCGTGCCACCGGCCAAGCCGGCGGCGGCTTTGTCGAGAACGCCAGCCAGCGCATCGTGCTGGCGCCCACCGGCCTGGCGACCACACCGGCGCAGATCGCCGAGGTGGCGCTGAAAACGCATCACGGCGCGGTGCTGCGGCTGGGTGACGTGGCCACGGTGAGCAACGCTGCGGCGCCGGCCGCTGGCGCGGCCACCATCATGGGCCAGCCCGGCGTGATGCTGGTGATCGCCGAGCAGTACGGGGCCGACACCGTACGCCTGACCCAGGCACTGGATGCGCGGCTGCAGTCGCTGAAACCCGCGCTCGCCGCGCAGCACGTGACGCTGTACCCGGCGTTGTTCCGCCCGGCCAACTTCATCGACGCGGCGGTCAGTCATCTGCGCGATGCGCTGCTGATCGGCGCGGCGCTAGTGCTGGCCGTGCTGTTCCTGTTCCTGCGCAACGCGCGGGCGGCGCTGATCTCGGCGGTGGCGATTCCGCTGTCGCTGCTGGCGGCGGTGGTGGTGCTGGAGCACTTCGGGCTGGGGCTGAACACGATGACCCTTGGCGGCTTGGCGATCGCCATCGGCGAAGTGGTGGACGACGCCATCATCGACGTGGAAAACATTGTGCGCCGGCTGCGCCTGAACCGGCTCGAAGCCGCGCCGCTGCCCGCCGCGCAGGTGGTGCTGGCGGCCTCGCTGGAGGTGCGCGGCGCGGTGATCTACGCCACCTTCATCGTGGCGCTGGTGTTCGTGCCGGTGATCACGCTATCCGGCGTGGCCGGCAGCCTGTTCGCGCCGCTGGGCATCGCCTACATCGCCGCGATCATGGCCTCGCTGGTAGTGGCGCTGACGGTGACGCCAGCGCTGGCGCTGACCCTGTTGCGTGGCACCGACGACGCGCCCGAGCCGGCGCTGCAGCAGCGCATCAAGCAGCGCTACGCCAGCCTGCTGGCACGCGTCGAACGGCATCCGCGCGCGCTGCCGATCGGGGTGGCGGTGGTTTGTGTGGTGGCGCTAGCGGTGTTGCCGTTCCTGCGGGGCAACTTTCTGCCGCAACTGCGTGAAGGTCACTACATCGTGCATATGCGACTGGCGCCGGGCGCTTCGCTGCAGGCCTCGCAGGATCTGGGGACGCGTGTCAGCCAAGCGCTACTGGCGGTACCGGGCGTACGCTCGGTGGCGCAGCGTACCGGCCGCAGCGCGCGCGTGGTCGATCCATCCCCGATCTTCGCCACCGAGTTCGAGGTGGATCTGAAGCCGCTCTCCGGCTCCGGCCAACAGCGTGTACTCGACGGCATTCAGCAGGCACTGAAACCGTTCGTGGGCGGCGCGTTTTCGGTCAATACCTTTCTGACCGAACGCATCCACGAAACCCTGTCCGGCTACACCGCGCCGGTGGTGGTGAAGATCTATGGCAACCAGCTCGATCAGCTCGACCGCTTGGCGCAGCAGTCGGCCACGGTACTGTCCCGCCTGCCAGGCGCCGCGAACGTGCAGGTGCAGGCGGCGCAGGGCGAGCCACAGCTGTCGATCCGTCTGCGCCAGGACGTGCTGTCGCGCGACGGCATCGCCCCAGCCGATGTGCTCGACACCCTGCAGGCCGCGTACGCCGGCACGCGGGTGGGCCAGGTGCTGGACGGCAACCGTGTGTTCGACGTCGAGGTAATCCTTCCGCCATCGCTGCGACTGGATCCGGCCAGTGTGGGGGCACTCCCGATCAGTGCACCCGACGGGCGCCAGTGGCCGCTGTCGGCACTGACCGATCTGACGATGAGCCAGGGGCGCGTGATGGTGCTGCACGAAGACGGCCAACGCGTGCAGGTGGTCACGGTGAATCTGCGCGGGGCCAACGCCGCGACGTTCACGCGCCAGGCGCAGCAGGCGCTGGCGCATGACATCACGTGGCCACCCGGCACCTATCCAGTGTTCGGCGGCGATGCGGCCGCGCAGTCGGCGGCGACCAACCAGTTGCTGGCGCACGCCGCGCTGGCGCTGGCCGGGGTGATTGTGCTGCTCTATCTGGCCCTGCGCAGCCTGCGTTCGGTGACGCTGGTGCTGGTCAATCTGCCGTTCGCGCTGGTCGGCGGCGTGGCGGTAGCGCTGCTGATGGGTGGCACGCTGAGCTTGGGCGGACTGGTCGGTTTCGTCACCCTGTTCGGCATCAGCGTGCGCAACTCGATCATGTTGGTGTCGCACTACCGCCATCTGGTTGAGGTCGAAGGCCTGCCATGGAACATGGACACCGCGCAACGCGGCGCCGCCGAGCGGCTAGTGCCGATTCTGATGACGGCGCTGGTGACCGCACTCGGGCTGTTGCCGCTGGCCCTCACGGCCGGCGCGCCGGGCAACGAGATCGAGGGCGCGATGGCCGCGGTGATCTTGGGCGGACTGCTGACCTCGACAATCCTCAACCTGCTGGTGCTGCCGGTGATGGCCGTACGCTGGCTCCATTTTGCCCCAGCGACGCCGTGA
- a CDS encoding DUF2127 domain-containing protein, with translation MAHVAHRAFKIGIVIKGLDGLLELVGGSALLLTGRPAIHHAVALLTRQELIEDPHDVVANYLQHMAQQLSLSTRHFAGIYLLAHGLVKIVMVVGLLRGLRWSYPMAVVLMTTFMGYQGYRQLHQPSLLLGLLTVIDVIVTCLIVREWRHLPAKTPPIE, from the coding sequence TTGGCCCATGTCGCGCATCGCGCGTTCAAGATCGGCATCGTCATCAAAGGGCTGGATGGCCTGTTGGAACTGGTGGGCGGCAGTGCGCTGCTGCTGACCGGTCGACCGGCGATTCATCACGCCGTGGCGCTGCTCACGCGGCAGGAGCTGATCGAGGATCCGCACGATGTCGTCGCCAATTACCTGCAGCACATGGCGCAGCAGCTCTCGCTGAGCACGCGGCATTTTGCGGGAATCTATCTGCTCGCGCATGGACTGGTGAAGATCGTGATGGTGGTGGGGTTGCTGCGTGGGCTGCGCTGGTCATACCCGATGGCGGTCGTGCTGATGACGACCTTCATGGGCTATCAGGGCTACCGGCAGCTCCATCAGCCTTCGTTGCTGCTTGGCCTACTCACCGTCATCGACGTCATCGTGACGTGCCTGATCGTGCGCGAGTGGCGGCATCTACCCGCCAAGACTCCGCCCATCGAATGA
- a CDS encoding Tn3 family transposase, with protein MPVSYVTEEQRDSYGRYNGEPSSDELARYFHLDDADRAYIARKRGHANRLGIALQLTTLRYLGTFLDDPLDLPPLVLSIVARQLGITDTDPSLDDYRTGELRWDHQRDICRQYGFVEITKPPIGFRLGRWLYALCWTGTERPSALFERATTWLLTHKVLLPGRSTLERFVASIKSRAEERLWRRLGTRLSDAQHERLEQLLAVPTGSRYSLLDQLRSGPTRVSGPSLIQTLMRLREVRELGIDLPTVSHLPASRVTALARFAGAAKASAVSRLPEVRRLATLVAFVHCLEATAHDDAVEVLEMLLRDVFATARKEDRKTRLRTLKDLDRAATLLADACQVVLDTSLPDKTLRKTLFAKVPRDILAQALQEVSNLVRPPDDVFYSELSERYRRIRRFLPFVLENLRFGASPAGEAVVAAYEWLRSHPGRFKADDDVPRDVIRKRWQRYAIRDDDTIDHRAYTFCVLDELHTSLRRRDVFVTPSWKYADPRAGLLSGNEWETARPIICRTLSLSPTPSSALVAITKELDDTYRAVVSRLPDNPAVRFEGENDLVVSSLDKLEEPASLLALRAAVNERLPRVDIEEVLLEIAARTGFTDAFTHLTERSARAADLPISLCAVLLAEASNTGFEPLVRADIAALKRSRLSWVDQNYLRNDTLVSANAILVAAQNRSALAHQWGGGDVASADGMRFVVPVRTVHAAPNPKYFGRERGITWYNLISDQFSGLNHIAVPGTLRDSLILLGVVLEQPTELQPTQIMTDTGAYSDVVFGLFRLLGYRFCPRLADVGGTRFWRIDPEADYGALNAVARQRVKLSLIEEQWDDILRLVGSLKLGRVPANGIMRTLQIGDRPTRLAQALAEFGRIEKTLHTLTYIDDEAKRRSTLTQLNRGEGRHSVARAIFHGKRGELRQRYQEGQEDQLGALGLVLNIVVLWNTIYMEAALEQLRQEGFPVRDEDVARLSPLTHDHINMHGRYSFAVPEAVARGELRPLRDPDDREGD; from the coding sequence ATGCCTGTCAGCTATGTCACCGAGGAGCAGCGCGACAGCTATGGCCGATACAACGGCGAACCGTCTAGCGACGAGCTGGCACGCTATTTCCATCTCGACGATGCTGACCGCGCGTACATCGCGCGCAAGCGCGGCCATGCCAATCGCTTGGGCATCGCGCTGCAGCTTACGACACTCCGATACCTGGGAACATTCCTCGACGATCCGCTGGATCTGCCGCCACTGGTGCTATCCATCGTTGCTAGACAGTTGGGTATTACGGACACAGATCCCTCTCTCGATGACTACCGGACTGGTGAACTCAGGTGGGATCATCAGCGCGATATTTGTCGTCAGTATGGCTTCGTCGAAATCACCAAACCGCCCATCGGCTTTCGGTTGGGGCGCTGGCTGTATGCGTTGTGCTGGACGGGAACGGAGCGGCCCAGCGCTCTATTCGAGCGAGCCACAACATGGCTCCTGACGCACAAGGTACTGCTCCCCGGTCGCAGCACGCTCGAACGATTTGTCGCGAGTATAAAAAGTCGCGCCGAAGAGCGTCTATGGCGCCGTCTGGGTACCCGGCTCTCGGATGCGCAGCATGAGCGTCTGGAACAGTTGCTGGCCGTGCCGACTGGCAGCCGCTATTCGCTTCTGGATCAATTGCGCTCAGGCCCCACCCGAGTCAGTGGCCCATCGCTCATTCAAACGCTGATGCGGCTTCGGGAGGTTCGGGAGCTCGGGATCGACCTACCCACCGTGTCGCATCTTCCGGCTAGTCGCGTCACAGCGCTGGCCCGCTTTGCGGGGGCCGCCAAAGCCAGCGCGGTGAGCCGCTTGCCCGAAGTACGTCGCCTCGCGACCCTTGTGGCATTCGTGCACTGCCTGGAAGCCACCGCACATGATGACGCCGTCGAAGTCCTTGAGATGCTGCTGCGGGATGTCTTTGCCACGGCACGAAAGGAAGACCGGAAAACGCGCTTGCGCACGCTGAAAGACCTCGATCGTGCAGCCACACTGCTGGCTGATGCCTGCCAAGTGGTGTTGGATACCTCGCTCCCTGACAAGACGCTGCGCAAGACCTTGTTCGCCAAGGTGCCTCGCGACATCCTCGCCCAGGCCCTTCAGGAAGTGAGTAACCTGGTGCGACCACCCGACGATGTCTTTTACAGCGAGCTGAGTGAGCGCTATCGGCGCATCCGTCGCTTTCTACCCTTTGTCTTGGAGAACCTGCGCTTTGGGGCGAGCCCCGCAGGTGAGGCCGTGGTCGCCGCCTATGAATGGCTTCGCTCGCACCCCGGGCGATTCAAGGCCGACGATGATGTCCCGCGCGATGTCATTCGCAAGCGCTGGCAGCGCTACGCGATTCGCGACGACGACACCATCGATCACCGTGCTTACACTTTCTGCGTGCTCGATGAATTGCATACATCATTGCGCCGACGCGATGTGTTCGTCACACCCAGTTGGAAGTATGCCGACCCGCGTGCAGGCTTGTTGAGCGGCAACGAGTGGGAGACAGCGCGCCCTATCATTTGCCGCACGCTCAGCTTGTCTCCGACGCCCTCATCGGCACTGGTCGCGATCACCAAAGAACTGGACGATACCTATCGCGCAGTAGTGTCCCGACTCCCGGACAATCCTGCGGTACGCTTCGAAGGCGAGAACGATCTGGTCGTCAGCTCCCTCGACAAGCTCGAAGAACCAGCGTCTTTGCTGGCCTTGCGTGCTGCGGTTAATGAGCGTCTGCCACGCGTGGACATTGAAGAGGTATTGCTGGAGATTGCGGCCCGTACCGGTTTCACCGATGCGTTCACCCATCTCACCGAGCGGTCTGCTCGTGCTGCGGATCTTCCGATTAGCCTCTGTGCCGTACTGCTGGCTGAGGCGAGCAACACGGGCTTCGAACCCCTCGTTCGTGCTGACATCGCCGCCCTGAAACGATCACGTCTGTCGTGGGTCGACCAAAACTACCTCCGCAACGACACCCTGGTCTCGGCAAATGCCATCCTGGTGGCGGCCCAGAACCGGTCGGCGCTGGCCCATCAGTGGGGCGGTGGCGACGTGGCGTCAGCCGACGGCATGCGTTTCGTCGTTCCCGTGCGTACCGTGCATGCGGCCCCCAATCCGAAGTATTTTGGCCGGGAACGCGGCATCACTTGGTATAACCTGATCTCCGACCAGTTCAGCGGCCTCAATCACATCGCCGTACCGGGCACGCTGCGCGACAGCTTGATCTTGCTGGGCGTGGTGCTCGAACAGCCTACCGAATTGCAGCCAACCCAAATCATGACCGACACCGGCGCGTACAGCGACGTGGTGTTCGGGTTGTTCCGACTCCTGGGGTACCGGTTCTGTCCTCGATTGGCTGACGTCGGCGGCACGCGATTCTGGCGCATCGATCCCGAAGCCGATTACGGCGCCCTTAATGCCGTTGCCCGCCAGCGGGTGAAATTGTCATTGATCGAGGAGCAGTGGGACGACATCCTGCGACTGGTGGGCTCGCTGAAACTGGGTCGTGTGCCGGCCAACGGCATCATGCGAACCTTGCAGATCGGCGACCGTCCGACCCGTCTGGCCCAGGCCTTGGCTGAGTTCGGAAGGATCGAAAAGACCCTGCACACGCTGACCTATATCGATGATGAAGCAAAGCGACGTAGCACGTTGACCCAACTCAACCGTGGCGAAGGGCGCCACAGTGTGGCGCGCGCCATTTTTCACGGGAAACGCGGCGAACTACGGCAGCGCTACCAAGAAGGTCAGGAAGATCAACTGGGCGCGCTCGGCCTAGTGCTCAACATCGTTGTCTTGTGGAACACCATCTATATGGAGGCTGCATTGGAACAGTTACGTCAAGAAGGTTTTCCCGTGCGCGATGAAGATGTCGCGCGACTCTCGCCGCTTACCCATGACCACATCAACATGCACGGTCGATATTCCTTTGCCGTACCCGAAGCAGTTGCGCGCGGGGAACTGCGCCCGCTACGGGATCCTGATGATAGGGAAGGCGATTGA